The following DNA comes from Occultella kanbiaonis.
GGGCGACGTCCGCGAGGGTCGCCCGGCTGGCCGTCGTGGCCTCACCCTCTGCGTGCATCGCAGGCTCCCGTCCCTGTTGCCGACCGCCGCGCCGCGGCCACCTCTGATGCGCACCCTACAGCGCGCGGCCGGCTTCGGATGCTGTTCTCACGTTCCAATGACAGCCCTGACATCGAGCCAAGCCATCGAACGTCACATCGTTGCAATACCAACACAATCCACATCAGTGCTAGAGTTGTCAACGTTGACATGCCTCGACCTGGCCGCGTACCGTCGGCACCCAGGCCCGACGATGTTCCACCGCGGCCATCCCGGCGCACTCCGGCGCCCTCAATGACGAGCACGATCAACGGGAGATCACCATGAAGAAGTCAACGGCCAGAGCCGCGGGAGCGCTCTCGGCGGCAACCCTGATGCTCCTCGGCGCCTGCGGGACGGGCGGCGGGTCCGGCGATGCCGAGACCAGCGGCGAGCCGGAGGAGATCTCGGGCTCCATCACCGTCCTCACCCAGCGCACCGACATCGTCGACACCGTGTTCGCCGACTATGCGGACCGGTTCAACGAGGTCTACCCCGACGTCGAGGTGAACTTCGAGGCCATCACCGACTACGAGGGTGAGGTCACCATCCGGATGAACACCGAGGACTACGGGGACGTCCTGCTCATCCCGAACACGGTCGCCCGGGACCAGCTCCCCCTCTTCTTCGAGCCGCTCGGCACGGTGGACGAGCTCAGCGCGGACTACCGCTTCGTCCAGGAGCAGTCGTTCGAGGGGAACGGGTACGGCATCGCGATCACCGGCAATGCCAGCGGCATCCTCTACAACAAGCGCGTCTGGGCCGAGGCGGGCGTGACGGAGGTCCCGACGTCGCACGAGGAGTTCATCGCCGCTCTGCACGCCATCGCGGACAACACCGATGCGATCCCGTACTACACGAACTACGCCGACGGCTGGCCGATGAGTCAGTGGGAGAGCCTGCACGCCTTCACCGGCGACCCGGATGCGGACAACGTCCTCGCCCGGACCGACGCCCCGTGGGCGGAGGGCGAGGAGCACTACCAGATCGACTCCCTCCTCTACGACATCGTCGCCGAGGGGTTGTCCGAACCGGATCCGCTCACCACGAACTGGGAGGAGTCCAAGACGCTGATCGGTTCCGGCCAGGTGGCGACCATGGTGCTCGGTTCCTGGGCGATCGTGCAGATGCAACAGGCTGCCGAGGACGCCGGCTTCTCCGCAGACGACATCGGCTACATGCCGTTCCCGAGCCAGGTGGACGGGGTCTCGTACTCCACCATCGGCGGCGACTACAAGCAGGGCATCAACGTGCACTCGGACAACATCCCGGCGGCGCGGGCCTGGATCGAGTGGTTCACGAACGAGTCGGGCTATGCCTTCGACGAGGGTGGCGTGTCCCCGATGGTGGACGGCCCCGAACCGACCACGCTCGGCGACTTCGAGCCGCTCGGCGTGCAGTACGTGGAGCTGAACCCGCCGCCGGCGGGCGAGGAGACCCTCCTCTCCGACATCCGCACCACGTCCGAGATCGACCTGGGCGGCAACGTCTACCGGCAGCGGCTGGTCGACATCGCTCGCGGCGCAGCCGACGGCGACATGGCGTCCTACTTCGAGGAGCTGAACACCCGTTGGGCCGACGCCCGGGCCCAGGTCGGCTGAGGCGGGGCACCGGATGGCACAGGTCACCTCCGCCACCGGCACCGGTTCGCTCCGCCGGGCCACCGCGCGCACCGCGGTGACCCGGCGGGGCCGCCGGGGCCGGCAGGGCCGGGCGAACGGCTGGCGGATCACCCCGTGGTTGTTCCTGCTCACCCCACTGGCACTCCTGGCGACGTTCACGTACGTGCCCGTGGGCAACATGTTCCTGTACTCGGTGACGAGCTGGGACGGGCTCGACCCGGCCCTGGAGTTCATCGGGCTTGCGAACTACGTCGAGATCTTCACCCGGCCGGAACTGTTCCGGGTGTTCTACGTGAGCCTCTACTACGTCGCCGCATCGGTCGTGCAGATGGCCCTGGCGCTGTACTTCGCCACGATCCTGTCCTTCAGCACCCGGTTCCGGAACGTGTTCAAGGGCATCCTCTTCTTCCCCTACCTCGTCAACGGCGTGGCCATCGGGTTCGTCTTCCTGTACTTCTTCCAACCGGACGGCACGCTGGACACGGTGCTGCACGCCGTCGGGCTCGGCGATCTCTCCCGGCACTGGCTCGGGGACCCGGACATGGTGAACATCTCGCTGGCGGGCACCTCGGTCTGGCGCTTCATGGGCCTGAACTTCGTGCTGTTCCTCGGCGCGATCCAGTCCATCCCGGGCGAGTTGTACGAGGCCTCCGAACTGGACGGGGCGAACCGCTGGCACCAGTTCCGCTACATCATCGCCCCCGGCATCAAGCGGATCATCAGCCTCTCGTTCATCCTCGCGATCTCCGGGTCGCTGTCGGTGTTCGAGATCCCGTTCATCATGACCGGCGGCGCCAACGGCTCCACCACGTTCGTGATCCAGACCGTGGAGATGGCGTTCACCCACCGCAAGGTCGGCCTGGCGTCGGCGATGGCCGTCGTCCTGCTGCTCATCGTCCTGATCGTCACCTGGATCCAGCGGCGGCTCATCCCCGATGACGAGGTGAACCTGACATGAAGAACGTCCTCGCCCCGGCCGGCAAGTACACCTCCCTCGTGGTCGCGTCGGTCGCGACCCTGCTGCCGCTCGCAGTGGTGCTGATCGCGTCCCTCAAGACGCGCACCGAGTACGCCACCACGGGTCCCTTCGACCCTCCGCAGAACTGGTTCAACGTCGAGAACTTCGTCACGGCGTTCACGAACGGCCGGATGCTGCTCGGGTTCGTGAACACGACGGTGATCCTGGCGATCTCGCTGCTCGGCACCCTGCTGATCGGGACGATGGCCGCCTATGCGATCGACCGGTTCTCGTTCCGATTCAAGAAGGGCGTGGTGGCACTGTTCCTGCTCGCCACGCTGGTCCCCGCGGTGACCACCCAGGTGGCCACGTTCCAGGTCGTCAACGAACTCGGCCTGTTCAACACCCGCGGCGCCGCGATCGCCCTGTTCATGGGCACGGACATCATCTCGATCTACATCTTCGTGCAGTTCCTCAGCTCGATCCCGAAGTCGCTGGACGAGGCCGCCATGCTCGACGGCGCGAACCGGTTCACGATCTACTGGCGCGTGATCCTGCCGCTGCTCAAGCCCGCGATCGCCACGGTCGTGATCATCAAGGGCATCGCGATCTACAACGAGTTCTACATCCCGTTCCTGTACATGCCCTCCCGTGATCTCGGGGTGATCTCCACGTCGTTGTTCCGCTTCAAGGGCCCGTTCGGAGCCCAGTGGGAGGTCATCGCCGCAGGTGCCATGATCGTCATCATCCCCACCGTGATCGTCTTCCTGCTGCTGCAACGCTTCATCTACAACGGACTCACCTCAGGAGCCACGAAATGACCGACCTGCCCACCGCCACCCCGCTCCGCACGGACCTCGACCGGGAGTGGGTGCTGTCCGCCGCCGGTGGCCCGGTGCCCGACGCGGTCGCCGGTGTGGAGGTGCCGGCCACCGTCCCCGGCTGCGTGCATACGGACCTGCTCGCGGCCGGCCTCATCCCGGACCCCTACCTCGACGACAACGAGCGGCTGCTCGCCTGGATCGGGGCGAGCGACTGGCGCTACCGGACCACGTTCACCGCTCCCGAGGCCGGCGCCGATCGCAGCGACCTGGTCTTCGAGGGCCTGGACACGGTCGCCACGGTCACGCTGAACGGCACGCTCATCGCGAGCACCGCGAACATGCACCGCAGCTACCGGTTCGACGTCGGTCGCCACCTGCGCCCAGGCGAGAACACCCTCGAGGTGCGTTTCACCTCCCCGGTCCGGTACGCGGACGCCGAGAGCCTTGCGCGTGAGTACCGCCCGCACGTGAACCACCACCCGTACAACGCCATCCGCAAGATGGCGTGCAGCTTCGGCTGGGACTGGGGCCTGGACACGGCGACCTCGGGCATCTGGCGCCCGGTCTACCTGGAGTCCTGGTCGACGGCGCGGCTCGCCCGGGTGCGCCCGGTCGTCTCCGTGGAGACGCCCGACGGCGGAACCCACCATGGTCTGGTCCGCGCCGGTGTGCTCGTGGAGGGGTCGGGCGCCGGTGCCGGCGACCTGTCCGTGCGGGTCACCGTCGCCGGGCAGGTCGCGCGGGCCGCCGTCACCGGCCCCGCCGACGAGACGACCGTCGAGCTGGCCGTTGCGCAGGTGGACCTGTGGTGGCCGCGCGGCTACGGCGCGCAGCCCCGGTACGACCTGCTGGTCGAGCTCCTCGACGGTGACCGGGTCATCGACACCTGGGACCGGCGGATCGGATTCCGTACCGCCCGCCTCGACCTCGAGCCCGACGGCGCCGGCACGGGCTTCCAGTTCGTCGTCAACGACGTCCCGATCCACATCCGGGGCGCGAACTGGATCCCGGACGACGCCTTCCCGACCCGCGTGGACCGGGCCAGGTACGCCGCCCGGCTCGACCAGGCCGAGTTCGCGAACCTGAACCTGCTGCGCGTCTGGGGCGGCGGCATCTACGAGGCCGAGGACTTCTTCGACCTGTGCGACGAGCGCGGCATCCTCACCTGGCAGGACTTCCTGTTCGCCTGCGCGGCCTACCCGGAGGAGGACCCGCAGCGCTCCGAGGTCGAGGCCGAGGCCCGCGAGCACGTGGTCCGGCTGATGAGCCATCCGAGCCTGATCCTGTGGAACGGCTCGAACGAGAACATCTGGGGCTTCCACGACTGGGGCTGGGAGGGCCGCCTGGACGGCCGCACCTGGGGCCTGGGCTACTACACCGACCTGCTGCCCGCGATCGTCGCCGAACTCGACCCGGGCCGGGCGTACACGCCGTCGAGCCCGTGGTCCGGCACCCTCGAGATCCACCCGAACGAGCCCGAGCACGGCTCGATGCACATCTGGGATCTGTGGAACCGGCGCGACTACCCCGCCTACCGGGAGTACCGGCCGCGCTTCGTGGCCGAGTTCGGGTGGCAGGGCCCGCCCACCTGGTCCACGCTGCGGCGCAGCGTGCACGACGACCCGCTGACCCCCGAGTCCCCCGGGATGCTCGTGCACCAGAAGGCGGCCAGCGGCAACGACAAGCTCACCGACGGGCTCGTCGCGCACCTGCCGATGCCGAACGAGACCGAGGACTGGCACTGGGCGATGCAGCTCAACCAGGCCACCGCCGTCGCCTTCGCGATCGAGCACTTCCGATCGCTCGCGCCGCACAACTCGGGACAGGTCGTCTGGCAACTCAACGACTGCTGGCCGGTCACCTCGTGGGCCGCCGTGGACGGCGACGGCCGTGCCAAGCCACTGCTGTTCGCGCTCGCCCACGCCAACGCCGACCGGCTGGTCACGATCCAGCCGCGCGAGTCGGCGCTGATCGCGTCACTGTCCAACGAGACCGACGTCGCGTGGGACGGCGACCTCGTCCTGAGCCGGCGCGCCTTCGACGGCGACGTCCTCGCGCAGGCGTCGGTGCCCGTGCACGTCCCGGCCCGGGGCACGGTCGCCGTGCCGGTGCCCGACGGCGTCGCCGCGGCCGGGCAGGTCGGCGCCGAGGTGCTCGTGGCCAACCTGGGCGACGTCCGCGGGCTCTGGTTCTACGCCGAGTATCGCGACTCCGAGCTGGGCGAGGCCCGGCTGCAGACCGAGGTGACCCGCACCGGCGACGGCTACGACGTGCTCGTCACGGCGGACTCGCTGATCCGGGACCTGACCCTGCTCGTGGACAAGGTCGACCCGGCCGCCGTCGTCGATGACGCCCTGCTCACCCTGCTGCCCGGCGAGAGCGTCCGGCTCTCGGTGCGCTCCGCCGTCGACCTGGATCCGGAGTCCCTGGTGGCACCGAAGGTGCTCCGGAGCGCGAACCAGTTGCTGAACCCCGCCCGGGTGCCGGTGGCGGCCGGCGTCGCGGGCTGAGGCGTGCGCCCGGCACGATCGCGGCGTGGCAGGCTTGGCGCATGAGTTCCTACCCCACCCTGGCCCGGTTCGACTTCCCGGTGGCGCTGGCGGTCTCCTCCGCGAGCGAGGTGCTCTCCTTCGACGGCGACGTCGAGGAGGTCCATCCGTGGAAGTCGGTGACGAAGCCGTTGGCAGCGCTCGCCGTGCTGGTGGCGGTGGAGCAGGGGCGGGTCGGCCTCGACGATCCAGCCGGCCCCGAGGGGTCGACCGTGCGGCACCTGCTCGCGCACGCCTCCGGGCTGCCGTTCGAGGCCGGCGCCGTGCTGCAGGGGCCGGGGCTGCGCCGGGTGTACTCGAACCAGGGCTTCGAGGTTCTCGGCGACCACATCGCGGCGGCGGTGGGCCTGCCGTTCCCCGAGTGGACCCACGCGGCGGTGCTCGAACCGCTGGAGCTGACCAGCGTCACCTTCGACGGCAGCCCCGCGCACGCGGCGAGCGGCTCCGCCCACGACGTGCTCGCCCTCGGCATCGAGATGCTCACGCCCACGCTGATCTCCGCGGAACTCGGCGAGACGGCCCGCACGGTCACCTTCCCCGGCCTGTCCGGAGTGCTGCCCGGATTCGGGCGGCAGGAGCACAACGACTGGGGGCTCGGCTACGAGATCCGCGACCACAAGTCGCCGCACTGGACCGGTGCCTCGAACTCCCCCGCCACGTTCGGGCACTTCGGCCAGTCCGGCAGCTTCGTCTGGGTGGACCCGGACGCGGGCCTGGTGGCCGCGTTCCTCGGCGCCCGCTCGTTCCGGTCGGAGGTGCACGGCGAGCTGTGGCCGTTGCTGAACGAGGAGATCCTCGCCGCGCACCGCGCCTGACCGTCGAGGATCGCGGCGCCGGCCTCGTGGTGGGCGCAGGTCACCTGGGTGCTCGACGTCAGCCGGCCCGGATCAGCTCGACCACATCGTCGGCGCTCGTGCCCTCGGGCAGCGCGATCCGGACGGTGCCGGCCGCCTCCTCGAGCGGTTCGGGCACGGCGGCGGCGGATACCAGCGTATCGCCGACCCTCATGACGAGCCGGGCCGTATCCCCGGCACCGGCTGCCTGAGCGGACAAGTCCCGAAGGACGGCTGTTCCGTCCGGATCGAACGTCAGGTCCACCGCGTCGTGGTCCCCCGCGTCGGGCACGGCCGCAGCGTCCGCGACGCCGGCACGCGAGAACTCCGCGGCGCCGACCTCGACGTGCTCCCCGTTGACCGGTACACAGTCCGCGCCGGAGCCGGGCGTGCAGGACTGCGCCACCGCCAGCTCGATCGCTCCCCCGGTGGGAGTCGGCGTGGGGCCGTCCCCGGCGCCGCCTGCGGAGCACGCGCTCGCCACGAGCACGAGGAGCCCGACGCACCAGGACCGGCGCATTCGATCCGCCATGGGACGACCTCCGTCGAGCGTCGGGCCGGCATCCGCGCCGGGACAGACGTCAGGCTACTAGCCCGTCAGCGACTGCACGCCGGGTCCGGTCAGCTCCCCCGGGCGCACCGGTCGCCCGGAGAGGGCGAGCAGCAGCGCCACGGCGCTCCCCCGCACGTGCTCGCCGTCGCCGACGGTCAGGTCCGCGTCCGTGGCGGTGAGCCGCAGCCCGGCGGCCCGTTCCCTGCCGCCGCCCATCTTCGTGGAGGTGGCGAGCTGGTGCCGGATCGCCGTCACGGCCGCCGCGGGCGGGTAGTCGTGCTCGATCCCGAGCGGGCGCCGGATGTCCTCGCCGTGCACGATCGCCTCGACGAGCCGGGTCGGTAACGGCGCCGGGGCGCCGGTGCTGCGTCGGCTGACGGACTCGAACGCGGCCAACGTCTGCGCCGGGTCCGCCGCGCGCTCGCGGGCCACACCGCGGTCGTTGAACCGGTCGAAATCGAAGCCGGCCCGCACGAACGAGCCGACGAACGAGAGCGTGGTGGTGCGGGCGTCGTCGACGAGGTGCGCGAGCACGTCGTGCACGCTCCAGCCAGGGCACAGCGACGGCGTCGACCACCGCTCGGCGGGCAGGTCCCGCAGGTCCTCGATGAGCGCGGCACGCTCGGCGTGGACGGTCGGCCAGATCGTGGCGGTGTCCTTCGCCATGCTCGCGTGGCTCCCCTCGCTCGGGGTGGACGGCACCCGCGCTCAGCCGGCGAGCAGCTCCGCGTCCACGCGCTGCACCGCGGCGCCACGGTAACGCAGCACGAATGCGCGCACCAGGTGGTGGGCGGCGCTCACATCCGCCCGCGCGACCCGGTCGATGACGGCGGCCATCTCGGCGGCGTCGAAGTAACCGGAGTCGCGGTAGACCTCGATCCGGGTGGTCACCGAGGCCAGGTCCATCTCGGGGTGGAACTGGGTGACGTAGCCGTGCCGGCCGAGCCGGTACATCTGCACCGGGCAGGTCGGCGAGGTCGCGAGCACGGTGGCGCCCGGCGGCAGCACCGTGACGGCCTCCTTGTGCCCGACGTAGGCATGGAACCCCGCCGGCAGGCCGGCGAGCAACGGGTCCACGGCGCCCTCTGGGGTCAGCCGGATCTCGGCGGCGGAGGTCTCCTCGCCGTAGGTCGCGTCCACCACGCCGCCGGTGCAGGCGCCGACGATCCCGACGCCGTAGCAGAGGGCGAGCATCGGCAGGTCGCGGCGGAGCACCTCGTCGACGATGACACCGAGGTCGGCCTCCACCCGGCGCTGCACGGGCGACTTGTGCCGGTCGGAGACGGTGAACGGGCTGCCGCCGATGATCACCCCGGCGTAGTCGGCCGGGTCGAGGTCGGCCACGGACCCGGCCTCCAGACGCACCCGCACCAGCTCGTCCGGGTGCAGCCCGCCGTGGCGCAGCAGGCTGCGGTACTCCTCATCCGCCGCCGCGTCCTCCGCACGGGAGGCGAGCAGGAGGAAGGGGCGCATGCCGCAAGTCTTCCCGACGGCGACGGCTCGCCCTGGCGGGGCCGGGTTCCGTCTCAGTCCGTGGACACCGGCCCCGCCGGGCCGGCCACTTGCGGGCGAGCTACGCCAGCCCCATCGCCGTCCCGGGCCGCGGTGAGCACCGGTGCGGTGGCCCGACGACAGACCTCGGCACCGGAGGCGAACGCCGATGACACCTCGCCGGGATCGAGGTCGGCGAATCGCGCCCGGATCGGCTCGAGCTCGGCCACGACCGCGTCGGTCACCGCAGACTTCAGGGCGCCGTAACTCGTGATGCCCTCGGCCGAGCCGCCACAGGCCGCGAGGATGTCGAGCAGGTTGGTCACTCCGGGCTTGGCCTCGCGATCGGGCCGCACCGAGCCGACGCCCACGTCCGAGTCCGTCACGGCGCGACCGACCTTGCGGCGTACCACGTCGGGCGGGTCGAGCAGGTAGATGGTCCCGCCGGCGTCGTCGCGGGACTTGTCCATCTTCGAGGTCGGGTCCTGCAGGTCCATCACGCGCGCACCGGCCGGCGCCGTGACGATCTCGGGGACCGTGAACACCTCGCCGTAGCTGCGGTTGAACCGCAGCGCCAGGTCCCTCGTAAGTTCGACATGTTGGCGCTGGTCGTCGCCGACCGGCACGTCGGTCGGCCGGTAGAGCAGGATGTCGGCAGCCATCAGTGCCGGGTAGGTGAACAGTGAGACCCGGGTCGAGGGCCGGTTGCGGCCCTTCTCCTTGAACTGGATCATCCGGTTCAGCTCGCCGACGTGGGCGGTGCACTCCAACAGGTAGGCCATCTCGGCGTGCGCGGGCACCTGGCTCTGGATGAACAGCGTGCTCCGGTCGAGCCCGACGGCGAGCAGCAGGCGCGCCATCTCGGCCGTCACCCCCCGCAACCGGGCCGGGTCGTGGTCGACCGTCAGGGCATGGAGGTCGGCAATGCCGTAGTAGCAGGTGTTCCCCGCGGGTGAGACCTGCGCGGCCGCCATCGGACGCAGTGCGCCGAGCAGGTTCCCCAGCGTGAGGTGGCCGGTGGGCTTGAGCATGGACAGATTGATCATCGGGACTCCTTGGATGCGAGCCCACGGGTGCTGTCGATCGGGAGGTGAAACGCACGACGGCCGCCCGTGGGCGGCCGTTTCGTCGAATGCTTCGAACGTGGTCCGCCGGTCAGGCGGGCCACCACTGCATGGAGCGGTGTGTCGTCAGCATGCGGGTCATCATGTCATGGGCGATCCCAGGCCTGGGGCACCGCTGTCCGCAGGTCGCGGCGACACCCGCACGGAGCCGGCGTAGCTCACCAGCAGGGCCGCCGCGAGGACCCAGACCTGGCCGACGGCCGCGAGCCGATCCCCGGCGACGACGATCACGGCGCCGGCCACGATCGTCGGCACGGCCAGCAGCAGAGCGGTCTGCCGGCCGCGCGGGTCGTCACGGCGGATCCCGAGCACCAGGTGCACCACGGCGCCGACCAGCCCGTAGAGGCCGAACGCGACGAGCAGCAGCCACCGCACGTCCGCCGTCAGGGACTCGCCGGGTTCGGCGAGGACACCGCCGAGGACCGCGACCAGGGTGGCCAGCGCGCCGGTCGTGACCAGG
Coding sequences within:
- a CDS encoding ABC transporter substrate-binding protein, which translates into the protein MKKSTARAAGALSAATLMLLGACGTGGGSGDAETSGEPEEISGSITVLTQRTDIVDTVFADYADRFNEVYPDVEVNFEAITDYEGEVTIRMNTEDYGDVLLIPNTVARDQLPLFFEPLGTVDELSADYRFVQEQSFEGNGYGIAITGNASGILYNKRVWAEAGVTEVPTSHEEFIAALHAIADNTDAIPYYTNYADGWPMSQWESLHAFTGDPDADNVLARTDAPWAEGEEHYQIDSLLYDIVAEGLSEPDPLTTNWEESKTLIGSGQVATMVLGSWAIVQMQQAAEDAGFSADDIGYMPFPSQVDGVSYSTIGGDYKQGINVHSDNIPAARAWIEWFTNESGYAFDEGGVSPMVDGPEPTTLGDFEPLGVQYVELNPPPAGEETLLSDIRTTSEIDLGGNVYRQRLVDIARGAADGDMASYFEELNTRWADARAQVG
- a CDS encoding carbohydrate ABC transporter permease, translated to MAQVTSATGTGSLRRATARTAVTRRGRRGRQGRANGWRITPWLFLLTPLALLATFTYVPVGNMFLYSVTSWDGLDPALEFIGLANYVEIFTRPELFRVFYVSLYYVAASVVQMALALYFATILSFSTRFRNVFKGILFFPYLVNGVAIGFVFLYFFQPDGTLDTVLHAVGLGDLSRHWLGDPDMVNISLAGTSVWRFMGLNFVLFLGAIQSIPGELYEASELDGANRWHQFRYIIAPGIKRIISLSFILAISGSLSVFEIPFIMTGGANGSTTFVIQTVEMAFTHRKVGLASAMAVVLLLIVLIVTWIQRRLIPDDEVNLT
- a CDS encoding carbohydrate ABC transporter permease is translated as MKNVLAPAGKYTSLVVASVATLLPLAVVLIASLKTRTEYATTGPFDPPQNWFNVENFVTAFTNGRMLLGFVNTTVILAISLLGTLLIGTMAAYAIDRFSFRFKKGVVALFLLATLVPAVTTQVATFQVVNELGLFNTRGAAIALFMGTDIISIYIFVQFLSSIPKSLDEAAMLDGANRFTIYWRVILPLLKPAIATVVIIKGIAIYNEFYIPFLYMPSRDLGVISTSLFRFKGPFGAQWEVIAAGAMIVIIPTVIVFLLLQRFIYNGLTSGATK
- a CDS encoding glycoside hydrolase family 2 protein, encoding MTDLPTATPLRTDLDREWVLSAAGGPVPDAVAGVEVPATVPGCVHTDLLAAGLIPDPYLDDNERLLAWIGASDWRYRTTFTAPEAGADRSDLVFEGLDTVATVTLNGTLIASTANMHRSYRFDVGRHLRPGENTLEVRFTSPVRYADAESLAREYRPHVNHHPYNAIRKMACSFGWDWGLDTATSGIWRPVYLESWSTARLARVRPVVSVETPDGGTHHGLVRAGVLVEGSGAGAGDLSVRVTVAGQVARAAVTGPADETTVELAVAQVDLWWPRGYGAQPRYDLLVELLDGDRVIDTWDRRIGFRTARLDLEPDGAGTGFQFVVNDVPIHIRGANWIPDDAFPTRVDRARYAARLDQAEFANLNLLRVWGGGIYEAEDFFDLCDERGILTWQDFLFACAAYPEEDPQRSEVEAEAREHVVRLMSHPSLILWNGSNENIWGFHDWGWEGRLDGRTWGLGYYTDLLPAIVAELDPGRAYTPSSPWSGTLEIHPNEPEHGSMHIWDLWNRRDYPAYREYRPRFVAEFGWQGPPTWSTLRRSVHDDPLTPESPGMLVHQKAASGNDKLTDGLVAHLPMPNETEDWHWAMQLNQATAVAFAIEHFRSLAPHNSGQVVWQLNDCWPVTSWAAVDGDGRAKPLLFALAHANADRLVTIQPRESALIASLSNETDVAWDGDLVLSRRAFDGDVLAQASVPVHVPARGTVAVPVPDGVAAAGQVGAEVLVANLGDVRGLWFYAEYRDSELGEARLQTEVTRTGDGYDVLVTADSLIRDLTLLVDKVDPAAVVDDALLTLLPGESVRLSVRSAVDLDPESLVAPKVLRSANQLLNPARVPVAAGVAG
- a CDS encoding serine hydrolase domain-containing protein codes for the protein MSSYPTLARFDFPVALAVSSASEVLSFDGDVEEVHPWKSVTKPLAALAVLVAVEQGRVGLDDPAGPEGSTVRHLLAHASGLPFEAGAVLQGPGLRRVYSNQGFEVLGDHIAAAVGLPFPEWTHAAVLEPLELTSVTFDGSPAHAASGSAHDVLALGIEMLTPTLISAELGETARTVTFPGLSGVLPGFGRQEHNDWGLGYEIRDHKSPHWTGASNSPATFGHFGQSGSFVWVDPDAGLVAAFLGARSFRSEVHGELWPLLNEEILAAHRA
- a CDS encoding maleylpyruvate isomerase family mycothiol-dependent enzyme, encoding MAKDTATIWPTVHAERAALIEDLRDLPAERWSTPSLCPGWSVHDVLAHLVDDARTTTLSFVGSFVRAGFDFDRFNDRGVARERAADPAQTLAAFESVSRRSTGAPAPLPTRLVEAIVHGEDIRRPLGIEHDYPPAAAVTAIRHQLATSTKMGGGRERAAGLRLTATDADLTVGDGEHVRGSAVALLLALSGRPVRPGELTGPGVQSLTG
- a CDS encoding glutamine amidotransferase produces the protein MRPFLLLASRAEDAAADEEYRSLLRHGGLHPDELVRVRLEAGSVADLDPADYAGVIIGGSPFTVSDRHKSPVQRRVEADLGVIVDEVLRRDLPMLALCYGVGIVGACTGGVVDATYGEETSAAEIRLTPEGAVDPLLAGLPAGFHAYVGHKEAVTVLPPGATVLATSPTCPVQMYRLGRHGYVTQFHPEMDLASVTTRIEVYRDSGYFDAAEMAAVIDRVARADVSAAHHLVRAFVLRYRGAAVQRVDAELLAG
- the trpS gene encoding tryptophan--tRNA ligase, translating into MINLSMLKPTGHLTLGNLLGALRPMAAAQVSPAGNTCYYGIADLHALTVDHDPARLRGVTAEMARLLLAVGLDRSTLFIQSQVPAHAEMAYLLECTAHVGELNRMIQFKEKGRNRPSTRVSLFTYPALMAADILLYRPTDVPVGDDQRQHVELTRDLALRFNRSYGEVFTVPEIVTAPAGARVMDLQDPTSKMDKSRDDAGGTIYLLDPPDVVRRKVGRAVTDSDVGVGSVRPDREAKPGVTNLLDILAACGGSAEGITSYGALKSAVTDAVVAELEPIRARFADLDPGEVSSAFASGAEVCRRATAPVLTAARDGDGAGVARPQVAGPAGPVSTD